A region from the Mycobacteriales bacterium genome encodes:
- a CDS encoding histidinol-phosphate transaminase encodes MTGLDELPLREDLRGRSPYGAPQLDVPVRLNTNENSSPLPPALLDDIARAAAGVAGSLNRYPDRDAVDLRADLAAYLGHGLAPAQVWAANGSNEILQQLLQTFGGPGRTALGFTPSYSMHEIITTGTGTRWLSGERAADFTVPARSAAGQVVSHQPDVVFLTSPNNPTGTALPLETVEAVLDVAPGMVVVDEAYAEFARPGVPSALTLLPGHPRLAVTRTMSKAFGMAGLRLGYLAADPAVVEAVQLVRLPYHLSALTQAVARVALAHAPALLASVEAIKAERDRIVAALPAAGLTAVPSDANFVLFGRFADAAAAWQAFLDRGVLVRDPGIPGWLRVTAGVDWEVDGFLSAVPEVAREVGTA; translated from the coding sequence GTGACCGGCCTGGACGAGCTGCCGCTGCGGGAGGACCTGCGCGGCCGCTCGCCGTACGGGGCGCCCCAGCTCGACGTCCCGGTCCGGCTCAACACCAACGAGAACAGCTCGCCGCTGCCGCCCGCGCTGCTGGACGACATCGCCCGGGCCGCGGCCGGCGTGGCCGGGAGCCTGAACCGCTACCCGGACCGGGACGCGGTCGACCTGCGCGCCGACCTCGCCGCGTACCTCGGGCACGGGTTGGCGCCGGCCCAGGTCTGGGCCGCCAACGGCTCCAACGAGATCCTGCAGCAGCTGCTGCAGACCTTCGGCGGGCCGGGCCGGACCGCGCTCGGCTTCACCCCGTCGTACTCGATGCACGAGATCATCACGACCGGGACCGGCACCCGCTGGCTCTCCGGGGAGCGCGCGGCCGACTTCACCGTGCCGGCCCGCAGCGCGGCCGGGCAGGTGGTCTCGCATCAGCCCGACGTCGTCTTCCTGACCAGCCCGAACAACCCGACCGGGACCGCGCTGCCGCTGGAGACGGTCGAGGCGGTGCTCGACGTGGCGCCGGGGATGGTCGTCGTCGACGAGGCGTACGCGGAGTTCGCCCGGCCCGGGGTGCCCTCCGCGCTGACCCTGCTGCCCGGGCACCCGCGGCTGGCGGTGACCCGGACGATGTCCAAGGCGTTCGGGATGGCGGGGCTGCGGCTGGGTTACCTGGCCGCGGACCCGGCCGTGGTCGAGGCGGTCCAGCTGGTGCGGCTGCCGTACCACCTCTCCGCGCTGACCCAGGCCGTCGCCCGGGTCGCGCTCGCGCACGCGCCGGCGCTGCTGGCCAGCGTCGAGGCGATCAAGGCGGAGCGGGACCGGATCGTCGCGGCGCTGCCGGCCGCCGGGCTGACCGCGGTGCCGAGCGACGCGAACTTCGTGTTGTTCGGCCGGTTCGCCGACGCGGCCGCGGCCTGGCAGGCGTTCCTGGACCGCGGCGTGCTGGTCCGCGACCCCGGCATCCCGGGCTGGCTGCGGGTCACCGCCGGCGTCGACTGGGAGGTCGACGGGTTCCTGTCCGCGGTACCCGAGGTCGCACGAGAGGTGGGGACGGCATGA
- a CDS encoding LON peptidase substrate-binding domain-containing protein, whose product MADVLPLFPLGHTVLFPGVVLPLHVFEERYRELVRTLVDQPEGVPRRFGVVAIRQGWEVGADAAEALHGVGCAAELRRVSRYPDGRYDIVTVGADRFRLLEVDRDSQPYLVGSVEWLPPQPPAEATGLAASVGALFSEYVVAAAGLRALPAETPELPSDPGELSYVVAAGATLTLEDKQSLLETDTVRGRLQAELRLLKRETTMVRRLRALPVPIAELQVTQSLS is encoded by the coding sequence GTGGCCGATGTGCTTCCGCTCTTCCCCCTCGGTCACACCGTCCTGTTCCCGGGCGTGGTGCTGCCGCTGCACGTGTTCGAGGAGCGCTACCGGGAGCTGGTCCGCACGCTGGTCGACCAGCCCGAGGGAGTCCCGCGCCGGTTCGGCGTGGTCGCGATCCGGCAGGGCTGGGAGGTCGGCGCGGACGCGGCCGAGGCGCTGCACGGGGTCGGCTGCGCCGCCGAGCTGCGCCGGGTGTCGCGCTACCCCGACGGCCGGTACGACATCGTCACCGTCGGCGCGGACCGGTTCCGGCTGCTGGAGGTCGACCGGGACTCCCAGCCGTACCTGGTCGGCTCGGTCGAGTGGCTGCCGCCGCAGCCGCCCGCGGAGGCGACCGGGCTGGCCGCTTCGGTCGGCGCGCTGTTCTCGGAGTACGTCGTGGCCGCGGCCGGGCTGCGGGCGCTGCCGGCCGAGACCCCGGAGCTGCCGAGCGACCCGGGCGAGCTGTCCTACGTGGTCGCGGCGGGGGCGACGCTCACGCTGGAGGACAAGCAGTCGCTGCTGGAGACCGACACCGTGCGCGGCCGGCTGCAGGCGGAACTGCGGCTGCTCAAGCGGGAGACCACGATGGTCCGGCGGCTGCGGGCGCTGCCGGTGCCGATCGCCGAGCTGCAGGTCACGCAGAGCCTGAGCTGA
- a CDS encoding amidohydrolase family protein — protein MTNPARTRGGRAAGWVRDAVWVAVNGRRALRRDDPLAEGGLGRGVALRGRVWPGGTAEAYDGVVLIGPDGTIERIGPPAQVSIPVGVRVIGAAHNWIGPGIVDAHVHLAFGTAEEALRGGVVGVRDLGAPRRDALRRRTGHRRPPPGVPYVGVAGPILTATGGYPSRSWGADGFASFLTTPAQARLAVRGLAGDGVDLVKVAVERGPDGAWPVPSTAVLRAVVDAAHGAGLKVVAHALTAEAVGRVLDAGVDELAHTPVEPLPEALVDRVAAAGIPVVSTLQTFFSDGAGRAAAANAAALHRAGVPLVYGTDLGNAGTRTGVDPRELDRLADAGLGRAGALRAATLGSAGVAGMRLRTGLLEHGRVAAAVLLNSDPLVEPGVWRRPRAVVCDGRLVEPPEGAPDTLGS, from the coding sequence ATGACGAACCCGGCCCGGACCCGCGGCGGCCGCGCCGCCGGCTGGGTCCGGGACGCGGTCTGGGTCGCGGTGAACGGGCGGCGGGCGCTACGGCGGGACGACCCGCTCGCCGAAGGCGGCCTCGGGCGTGGGGTCGCGCTGCGGGGGCGGGTCTGGCCCGGCGGCACCGCCGAGGCGTACGACGGGGTGGTGCTGATCGGGCCCGACGGGACCATCGAGCGGATCGGGCCGCCGGCCCAGGTGTCGATCCCGGTCGGCGTCCGCGTCATCGGCGCGGCCCACAACTGGATCGGGCCGGGGATCGTCGACGCGCACGTGCACCTCGCGTTCGGTACGGCCGAGGAGGCGCTGCGGGGCGGGGTGGTCGGCGTCCGCGACCTCGGGGCGCCGCGCCGCGATGCGTTGCGGCGGCGGACCGGGCACCGCCGGCCGCCGCCGGGCGTGCCGTACGTGGGGGTGGCCGGGCCGATCCTCACCGCGACCGGCGGGTACCCGTCCCGGTCCTGGGGCGCGGACGGGTTCGCCTCGTTCCTGACCACGCCGGCGCAGGCCCGGCTGGCGGTGCGGGGGCTGGCCGGGGACGGGGTCGACCTGGTCAAGGTCGCGGTCGAGCGCGGTCCGGACGGGGCCTGGCCGGTGCCGTCCACGGCCGTGCTGCGGGCGGTCGTCGACGCCGCGCACGGGGCCGGGCTCAAGGTCGTCGCGCACGCTCTCACCGCGGAGGCGGTCGGCCGGGTCCTCGACGCCGGGGTGGACGAGCTCGCCCACACGCCGGTCGAGCCGCTGCCGGAGGCGCTCGTCGACCGGGTCGCGGCGGCGGGGATCCCGGTCGTGTCGACGCTGCAGACGTTCTTCTCCGACGGCGCGGGGCGGGCCGCGGCCGCGAACGCGGCCGCGCTGCACCGGGCCGGCGTCCCGCTCGTCTACGGGACCGACCTCGGCAACGCCGGCACCCGGACCGGGGTCGACCCGCGCGAGCTGGACCGGCTCGCCGACGCCGGGCTCGGCCGGGCCGGGGCGCTGCGGGCGGCGACGCTCGGTTCGGCCGGGGTGGCCGGGATGCGGCTGCGCACCGGCCTGCTGGAGCACGGCCGGGTCGCGGCGGCGGTGCTGCTGAACAGCGACCCGCTGGTCGAGCCGGGGGTGTGGCGGCGGCCGCGCGCGGTCGTGTGCGACGGGCGGCTCGTGGAACCGCCCGAAGGAGCGCCTGACACACTGGGTTCGTGA
- the hisD gene encoding histidinol dehydrogenase produces MLTRLDLTDRPAAGGLAGVLPRAAVDVEAATHLVRPTVEAVRERGAAAVREATLRFDGVAATELRVPASALAEAAATLDPDVRAALDEAIRRIRLVHRAQRPAETTVEVVPGGTVTRRHLPVGRVGLYVPGGLAPLPSSVLMNVIPAQEAGVGSIAVTSPPRNDQGGLPDRTILAACALLGVEEVYGVGGAQAIAMLAYGVEGVPPVDMITGPGNVYVTAAKRLLRGVVGIDSEAGPSEVMVVADATADPVLVAADLLSQAEHGPTSASVLVTWDVRLAAAVEESLAEQAAATKHADRVTEALTGPQSGTVLVRDLTQALEVADAYGAEHLEIQTADAAAVARRVRNAGCVFVGAYAPVSLGDYAAGSNHVLPTGGSCRHTAGLSVETFLRGVNYVEYDEAALRDIGGHVVALAQAEDLPAHANAITQRTQR; encoded by the coding sequence GTGCTGACCCGCCTCGACCTCACCGACCGGCCTGCTGCCGGCGGACTGGCCGGTGTGCTCCCGCGCGCCGCGGTCGACGTCGAGGCCGCCACCCATCTCGTCCGGCCCACGGTCGAGGCCGTCCGGGAGCGCGGCGCGGCCGCCGTCCGGGAGGCGACGCTGCGCTTCGACGGCGTCGCGGCGACCGAGCTGCGGGTGCCGGCGAGCGCGCTGGCCGAGGCCGCGGCCACCCTCGACCCGGACGTCCGGGCCGCGCTGGACGAGGCGATCCGGCGGATCCGGCTCGTGCACCGGGCCCAGCGTCCGGCCGAGACCACCGTCGAGGTCGTCCCCGGCGGCACTGTCACCCGCCGGCACCTCCCGGTCGGCCGCGTCGGGCTGTACGTGCCCGGCGGCCTGGCCCCGCTCCCGTCCAGCGTGCTGATGAACGTGATCCCGGCCCAGGAGGCCGGGGTCGGCTCGATCGCGGTCACCTCGCCGCCGCGCAACGACCAGGGCGGCCTCCCGGACCGTACGATCCTCGCCGCCTGTGCCCTGCTCGGCGTCGAGGAGGTCTACGGGGTCGGCGGCGCCCAGGCGATCGCGATGCTCGCGTACGGGGTCGAGGGCGTGCCGCCGGTCGACATGATCACCGGGCCCGGCAACGTGTACGTGACCGCGGCCAAGCGGCTGCTGCGCGGCGTGGTCGGGATCGACTCCGAGGCCGGGCCGAGCGAGGTGATGGTGGTCGCGGACGCGACCGCGGACCCGGTGCTGGTCGCCGCGGACCTGCTCAGCCAGGCCGAGCACGGGCCGACCTCGGCCTCGGTGCTGGTCACCTGGGACGTGCGGCTGGCCGCCGCGGTCGAGGAGTCGCTGGCCGAGCAGGCCGCCGCGACCAAGCATGCCGACCGGGTCACCGAGGCGCTGACCGGCCCGCAGTCCGGCACCGTGCTGGTCCGGGACCTGACCCAGGCCCTCGAGGTCGCCGACGCGTACGGCGCCGAGCACCTGGAGATCCAGACCGCCGACGCGGCCGCGGTCGCCCGCCGGGTCCGCAACGCCGGCTGCGTCTTCGTGGGGGCGTACGCGCCGGTGTCGCTGGGCGACTACGCGGCCGGCTCCAACCACGTGCTCCCGACCGGCGGCAGCTGCCGGCACACCGCCGGCCTCTCGGTCGAGACGTTCCTGCGCGGCGTGAACTACGTCGAGTACGACGAGGCCGCACTGCGCGACATCGGCGGGCACGTCGTCGCCCTCGCGCAGGCCGAGGACCTGCCGGCGCACGCGAACGCCATCACGCAGCGGACCCAGCGGTGA